One genomic window of Camelina sativa cultivar DH55 chromosome 5, Cs, whole genome shotgun sequence includes the following:
- the LOC104786723 gene encoding cell division cycle 20.2, cofactor of APC complex-like isoform X1: MDTGGSSYLKAMARCPIQRSFLPRDTSKENLDRFIPNRSAMDFDFAYWQLMERPPNLNDDQQATKKVSSPSREAYKKRLAEAMNLNRTRILSFRNRPQTPTPPVATQTLPVGIYQQQQRKPPRHIPKTFERMLDVHDLADDFYLNLLDWGTDNVLAIALYHTVYLWDASKGSTTELVTVDEDTGPVTSINWAADGRYLAVGLNSSQVQIWDCADCRRLRTLECGHASRVGSLAWNDLILTTGGMDGKIINNDVRVRSHVVNTYRGHTLQVCGLKWSGSGQHLASGGNDNVVNIWDRSTSTQRLHRLVEHTSAVKALAWCPFQTNLLATGGGEGDGSIKFWNTRTGACLNTVETGSQVSSLLWSNKERELLSSHGFTQNQLTLWKYPSMVKMAELNGHTSRVLYTALSPNGCTVASAAADERLMFWNVFGDPENAKKAAPKVPEPFSHVNRIR, encoded by the exons ATGGATACAGGAGGTTCTTCCTACTTGAAGGCAATGGCTCGATGCCCAATTCAGCGATCCTTTCTCCCTAGAGATACCTCCAAAGAAAAC CTTGACAGATTCATTCCGAATAGATCAGCCATGGATTTTGACTTTGCCTACTGGCAGCTAATGGAAAGACCACCAAACCTGAACGATGATCAGCAGGCAACAAAGAAGGTAAGCTCACCATCGAGAGAAGCCTATAAGAAACGTTTGGCTGAAGCCATGAATCTCAATCGAACTCGTATCCTTTCCTTTAGGAACAGACCTCAAACTCCAACTCCTCCAGTGGCAACTCAAACTCTTCCAGTGGGAATTTACCAACAGCAGCAGCGTAAGCCGCCTAGACACATCCCTAAGACTTTCGAGAGAATGTTGGATGTTCATGACTTGGCCGATGACTTTTATCTCAACTTACTTGACTGGGGCACTGATAACGTTTTAGCCATTGCATTGTATCATACTGTTTATCTCTGGGATGCTTCTAAGGGTTCTACTACTGAGCTTGTCACTGTTGATGAAGATACGGGACCTGTCACAAGTATCAACTGGGCAGCAGATGGTCGTTATCTTGCTGTTGGGCTTAACAGCTCTCAAGTCCAGATTTGGGATTGTGCTGATTGTCGTAGACTGAGAACGTTGGAGTGTGGTCACGCGTCTAGAGTAGGATCGTTGGCATGGAACGATCTTATCTTGACAACGGGAGGAATGGATGGGAAGATCATCAACAACGACGTACGGGTTAGATCACACGTTGTGAATACGTACAGGGGTCACACTTTACAAGTTTGTGGGTTGAAGTGGTCAGGATCTGGACAGCATTTAGCAAGTGGTGGCAACGACAATGTGGTTAATATATGGGACCGTTCTACTAGTACTCAGCGGCTGCACAGGCTTGTAGAGCACACATCTGCAGTTAAAGCTCTTGCTTGGTGCCCTTTCCAAACGAATTTACTTGCAACTGGTGGCGGTGAAGGAGATGGGAGTATAAAGTTCTGGAATACTAGGACAGGAGCTTGCTTGAACACGGTAGAAACTGGCTCTCaagtttcttctctgttatggAGCAACAAGGAAAGAGAGTTGCTTAGCTCACATGGGTTTACTCAGAACCAGCTTACACTTTGGAAGTACCCATCTATGGTGAAAATGGCTGAGCTCAATGGTCACACATCACGTGTTCTATATACGGCCCTGAGTCCGAATGGTTGTACTGTAGCTTCTGCAGCAGCAGACGAGAGACTGATGTTTTGGAATGTATTTGGAGATCCAGAGAATGCCAAAAAAGCTGCTCCAAAAGTACCTGAGCCATTTTCTCATGTGAACCGTATTCGCTGA
- the LOC104786723 gene encoding cell division cycle 20.2, cofactor of APC complex-like isoform X3, producing MISRQQRRNRPQTPTPPVATQTLPVGIYQQQQRKPPRHIPKTFERMLDVHDLADDFYLNLLDWGTDNVLAIALYHTVYLWDASKGSTTELVTVDEDTGPVTSINWAADGRYLAVGLNSSQVQIWDCADCRRLRTLECGHASRVGSLAWNDLILTTGGMDGKIINNDVRVRSHVVNTYRGHTLQVCGLKWSGSGQHLASGGNDNVVNIWDRSTSTQRLHRLVEHTSAVKALAWCPFQTNLLATGGGEGDGSIKFWNTRTGACLNTVETGSQVSSLLWSNKERELLSSHGFTQNQLTLWKYPSMVKMAELNGHTSRVLYTALSPNGCTVASAAADERLMFWNVFGDPENAKKAAPKVPEPFSHVNRIR from the exons ATGATCAGCAGGCAACAAAGAAG GAACAGACCTCAAACTCCAACTCCTCCAGTGGCAACTCAAACTCTTCCAGTGGGAATTTACCAACAGCAGCAGCGTAAGCCGCCTAGACACATCCCTAAGACTTTCGAGAGAATGTTGGATGTTCATGACTTGGCCGATGACTTTTATCTCAACTTACTTGACTGGGGCACTGATAACGTTTTAGCCATTGCATTGTATCATACTGTTTATCTCTGGGATGCTTCTAAGGGTTCTACTACTGAGCTTGTCACTGTTGATGAAGATACGGGACCTGTCACAAGTATCAACTGGGCAGCAGATGGTCGTTATCTTGCTGTTGGGCTTAACAGCTCTCAAGTCCAGATTTGGGATTGTGCTGATTGTCGTAGACTGAGAACGTTGGAGTGTGGTCACGCGTCTAGAGTAGGATCGTTGGCATGGAACGATCTTATCTTGACAACGGGAGGAATGGATGGGAAGATCATCAACAACGACGTACGGGTTAGATCACACGTTGTGAATACGTACAGGGGTCACACTTTACAAGTTTGTGGGTTGAAGTGGTCAGGATCTGGACAGCATTTAGCAAGTGGTGGCAACGACAATGTGGTTAATATATGGGACCGTTCTACTAGTACTCAGCGGCTGCACAGGCTTGTAGAGCACACATCTGCAGTTAAAGCTCTTGCTTGGTGCCCTTTCCAAACGAATTTACTTGCAACTGGTGGCGGTGAAGGAGATGGGAGTATAAAGTTCTGGAATACTAGGACAGGAGCTTGCTTGAACACGGTAGAAACTGGCTCTCaagtttcttctctgttatggAGCAACAAGGAAAGAGAGTTGCTTAGCTCACATGGGTTTACTCAGAACCAGCTTACACTTTGGAAGTACCCATCTATGGTGAAAATGGCTGAGCTCAATGGTCACACATCACGTGTTCTATATACGGCCCTGAGTCCGAATGGTTGTACTGTAGCTTCTGCAGCAGCAGACGAGAGACTGATGTTTTGGAATGTATTTGGAGATCCAGAGAATGCCAAAAAAGCTGCTCCAAAAGTACCTGAGCCATTTTCTCAT GTGAACCGTATTCGCTGA
- the LOC104786723 gene encoding cell division cycle 20.2, cofactor of APC complex-like isoform X2 has translation MISRQQRRNRPQTPTPPVATQTLPVGIYQQQQRKPPRHIPKTFERMLDVHDLADDFYLNLLDWGTDNVLAIALYHTVYLWDASKGSTTELVTVDEDTGPVTSINWAADGRYLAVGLNSSQVQIWDCADCRRLRTLECGHASRVGSLAWNDLILTTGGMDGKIINNDVRVRSHVVNTYRGHTLQVCGLKWSGSGQHLASGGNDNVVNIWDRSTSTQRLHRLVEHTSAVKALAWCPFQTNLLATGGGEGDGSIKFWNTRTGACLNTVETGSQVSSLLWSNKERELLSSHGFTQNQLTLWKYPSMVKMAELNGHTSRVLYTALSPNGCTVASAAADERLMFWNVFGDPENAKKAAPKVPEPFSHVNRIR, from the exons ATGATCAGCAGGCAACAAAGAAG GAACAGACCTCAAACTCCAACTCCTCCAGTGGCAACTCAAACTCTTCCAGTGGGAATTTACCAACAGCAGCAGCGTAAGCCGCCTAGACACATCCCTAAGACTTTCGAGAGAATGTTGGATGTTCATGACTTGGCCGATGACTTTTATCTCAACTTACTTGACTGGGGCACTGATAACGTTTTAGCCATTGCATTGTATCATACTGTTTATCTCTGGGATGCTTCTAAGGGTTCTACTACTGAGCTTGTCACTGTTGATGAAGATACGGGACCTGTCACAAGTATCAACTGGGCAGCAGATGGTCGTTATCTTGCTGTTGGGCTTAACAGCTCTCAAGTCCAGATTTGGGATTGTGCTGATTGTCGTAGACTGAGAACGTTGGAGTGTGGTCACGCGTCTAGAGTAGGATCGTTGGCATGGAACGATCTTATCTTGACAACGGGAGGAATGGATGGGAAGATCATCAACAACGACGTACGGGTTAGATCACACGTTGTGAATACGTACAGGGGTCACACTTTACAAGTTTGTGGGTTGAAGTGGTCAGGATCTGGACAGCATTTAGCAAGTGGTGGCAACGACAATGTGGTTAATATATGGGACCGTTCTACTAGTACTCAGCGGCTGCACAGGCTTGTAGAGCACACATCTGCAGTTAAAGCTCTTGCTTGGTGCCCTTTCCAAACGAATTTACTTGCAACTGGTGGCGGTGAAGGAGATGGGAGTATAAAGTTCTGGAATACTAGGACAGGAGCTTGCTTGAACACGGTAGAAACTGGCTCTCaagtttcttctctgttatggAGCAACAAGGAAAGAGAGTTGCTTAGCTCACATGGGTTTACTCAGAACCAGCTTACACTTTGGAAGTACCCATCTATGGTGAAAATGGCTGAGCTCAATGGTCACACATCACGTGTTCTATATACGGCCCTGAGTCCGAATGGTTGTACTGTAGCTTCTGCAGCAGCAGACGAGAGACTGATGTTTTGGAATGTATTTGGAGATCCAGAGAATGCCAAAAAAGCTGCTCCAAAAGTACCTGAGCCATTTTCTCATGTGAACCGTATTCGCTGA
- the LOC104786723 gene encoding cell division cycle 20.2, cofactor of APC complex-like isoform X4: MISRQQRRPQTPTPPVATQTLPVGIYQQQQRKPPRHIPKTFERMLDVHDLADDFYLNLLDWGTDNVLAIALYHTVYLWDASKGSTTELVTVDEDTGPVTSINWAADGRYLAVGLNSSQVQIWDCADCRRLRTLECGHASRVGSLAWNDLILTTGGMDGKIINNDVRVRSHVVNTYRGHTLQVCGLKWSGSGQHLASGGNDNVVNIWDRSTSTQRLHRLVEHTSAVKALAWCPFQTNLLATGGGEGDGSIKFWNTRTGACLNTVETGSQVSSLLWSNKERELLSSHGFTQNQLTLWKYPSMVKMAELNGHTSRVLYTALSPNGCTVASAAADERLMFWNVFGDPENAKKAAPKVPEPFSHVNRIR; the protein is encoded by the exons ATGATCAGCAGGCAACAAAGAAG ACCTCAAACTCCAACTCCTCCAGTGGCAACTCAAACTCTTCCAGTGGGAATTTACCAACAGCAGCAGCGTAAGCCGCCTAGACACATCCCTAAGACTTTCGAGAGAATGTTGGATGTTCATGACTTGGCCGATGACTTTTATCTCAACTTACTTGACTGGGGCACTGATAACGTTTTAGCCATTGCATTGTATCATACTGTTTATCTCTGGGATGCTTCTAAGGGTTCTACTACTGAGCTTGTCACTGTTGATGAAGATACGGGACCTGTCACAAGTATCAACTGGGCAGCAGATGGTCGTTATCTTGCTGTTGGGCTTAACAGCTCTCAAGTCCAGATTTGGGATTGTGCTGATTGTCGTAGACTGAGAACGTTGGAGTGTGGTCACGCGTCTAGAGTAGGATCGTTGGCATGGAACGATCTTATCTTGACAACGGGAGGAATGGATGGGAAGATCATCAACAACGACGTACGGGTTAGATCACACGTTGTGAATACGTACAGGGGTCACACTTTACAAGTTTGTGGGTTGAAGTGGTCAGGATCTGGACAGCATTTAGCAAGTGGTGGCAACGACAATGTGGTTAATATATGGGACCGTTCTACTAGTACTCAGCGGCTGCACAGGCTTGTAGAGCACACATCTGCAGTTAAAGCTCTTGCTTGGTGCCCTTTCCAAACGAATTTACTTGCAACTGGTGGCGGTGAAGGAGATGGGAGTATAAAGTTCTGGAATACTAGGACAGGAGCTTGCTTGAACACGGTAGAAACTGGCTCTCaagtttcttctctgttatggAGCAACAAGGAAAGAGAGTTGCTTAGCTCACATGGGTTTACTCAGAACCAGCTTACACTTTGGAAGTACCCATCTATGGTGAAAATGGCTGAGCTCAATGGTCACACATCACGTGTTCTATATACGGCCCTGAGTCCGAATGGTTGTACTGTAGCTTCTGCAGCAGCAGACGAGAGACTGATGTTTTGGAATGTATTTGGAGATCCAGAGAATGCCAAAAAAGCTGCTCCAAAAGTACCTGAGCCATTTTCTCATGTGAACCGTATTCGCTGA
- the LOC104786724 gene encoding mitochondrial import inner membrane translocase subunit TIM10, protein MAAPTPSPIPVGVTKEQAFTMAQTEMEYRVELFNKLAQTCFNKCVDKRYKEAELNMGENSCIDRCVSKYWQVNGMVGQLLSAGKPPM, encoded by the exons atggcTGCTCCTACTCCTAGTCCTATTCCCGTCGGCGTTACTAAGGAACAG GCGTTTACTATGGCACAAACGGAGATGGAGTATCGGGTGGAACTCTTTAACAA GCTTGCTCAAACATGCTTTAATAAATGTGTGGATAAAAG GTACAAGGAAGCTGAGTTAAACATGGGTGAGAATAGTTGCATTGATCGTTGTGTTTCTAAGTACTGGCAG GTAAATGGAATGGTTGGACAGCTTCTAAGTGCTGGCAAGCCTCCCATGTAA
- the LOC104786726 gene encoding DNA-directed RNA polymerases I and III subunit RPAC2-like produces MEHGSFKDNSHATFTLGEEDHTLANAVRFVLNQDPRVTVGAYTIPHPSLESVNIRVQTTGDPAKEVFKDACQELMQMNRHVRSVFDKAVTEYKAEQERKEKKAAEELQRQRELFGSMDIESN; encoded by the exons atggagcACGGTTCGTTCAAGGATAATAGCCATGCTACGTTTACTTTAGGGGAAGAAGATCACACACTTGCTAATGCTGTTCGATTTGTGCTAAACCAAGA TCCAAGAGTAACCGTGGGTGCGTACACCATCCCGCATCCTTCCCTTGAAAGCGTCAATATTCGGGTCCAGACTACAG GCGATCCAGCGAAGGAAGTTTTCAAAGATGCATGTCAAGAGCTCATGCAAATGAACAGACATGTGAGAAGCGTTTTTGACAAGGCTGTTACTGAGTATAAGGCTGAACAAGAGCGTAAGGAGAAGAAGGCTGCAGAAGAGCTTCAGAGGCAGAGGGAACTATTTGGGTCCATGGACATTGAAAGCAactga
- the LOC104786727 gene encoding tubulin beta-7 chain isoform X1 — MREILHIQGGQCGNQIGSKFWEVVCAEHGIDQTGRYQGDSDLQLERVNVYYNEASCGRYVPRAVLMDLEPGTMDSVRSGPYGQIFRPDNFVFGQSGAGNNWAKGHYTEGAELIDSVLDVVRKEAENCDCLQGFQVCHSLGGGTGSGMGTLLISKIREEYPDRMMLTFSVFPSPKVSDTVVEPYNATLSVHQLVENADECMVLDNEALYDICFRTLKLSTPSFGDLNHLISATMSGVTCCLRFPGQLNSDLRKLAVNLIPFPRLHFFMVGFAPLTSRGSQQYRNLTVPELTQQMWDAKNMMCAADPRHGRYLTASAMFRGKMSTKEVDEQMLNVQNKNSSYFVEWIPNNVKSTVCDIPPTGLKMASTFIGNSTSIQEMFRRVSEQFTAMFRRKAFLHWYTGEGMDEMEFTEAESNMNDLVSEYQQYQDATADEEGEYEDEEAEYEQEEAY, encoded by the exons ATGCGTGAGATTCTTCATATCCAGGGAG GTCAGTGCGGAAACCAAATCGGTTCCAAGTTCTGGGAAGTGGTTTGCGCCGAGCATGGGATTGATCAGACGGGACGGTACCAGGGAGATTCCGATTTGCAGCTCGAGAGGGTTAACGTCTACTACAACGAGGCGAGTTGTGGAAGGTACGTTCCTCGCGCTGTTCTCATGGATTTGGAGCCTGGAACCATGGACAGTGTTAGATCTGGACCCTACGGTCAGATCTTTCGACCGGATAACTTCGTCTTCGGTCAGTCCGGTGCCGGGAATAACTGGGCGAAAGGTCACTACACTGAAGGCGCTGAGCTTATTGACTCCGTCCTTGATGTTGTTCGCAAGGAGGCTGAGAACTGTGACTGCCTTCAAG GGTTTCAGGTGTGCCATTCGTTAGGAGGAGGAACTGGTTCTGGAATGGGGACTTTGTTGATATCGAAGATCAGGGAGGAGTACCCTGACCGTATGATGCTGACGTTCTCTGTGTTCCCATCTCCTAAGGTGTCTGACACTGTTGTGGAGCCATACAACGCAACACTCTCTGTGCACCAGCTTGTTGAAAACGCTGATGAGTGTATGGTTCTTGACAATGAAGCCTTGTATGACATTTGCTTCCGTACACTCAAGCTTAGCACTCCAAGTT TTGGTGATCTTAACCACTTGATCTCTGCAACCATGTCTGGTGTAACATGCTGTCTTAGGTTCCCCGGTCAATTGAACTCTGATCTTCGAAAGCTAGCTGTGAACCTGATCCCATTCCCTCGTCTTCACTTCTTCATGGTGGGTTTCGCTCCTCTCACCTCTCGTGGATCTCAGCAGTACCGTAACCTCACTGTCCCAGAACTGACTCAGCAAATGTGGGATGCCAAGAACATGATGTGTGCTGCTGACCCAAGACACGGTCGTTACCTCACTGCTTCAGCTATGTTCCGTGGCAAGATGAGCACCAAGGAGGTCGATGAACAGATGCTGAACGTTCAGAACAAGAACTCCTCCTACTTTGTGGAATGGATCCCAAACAACGTCAAATCAACCGTCTGTGACATTCCCCCAACTGGCTTGAAGATGGCTTCAACGTTCATCGGTAACTCGACATCGATTCAAGAGATGTTCAGGCGTGTCAGCGAACAATTCACAGCTATGTTCAGGAGAAAGGCTTTCTTGCATTGGTACACAGGTGAAGGTATGGATGAGATGGAGTTCACTGAAGCTGAAAGCAACATGAACGATCTTGTCTCTGAGTATCAGCAGTATCAAGATGCCACggctgatgaagaaggagaatatgaagacgaagaagctgaGTACGAGCAAGAAGAAGCCTATTGA
- the LOC104786727 gene encoding tubulin beta-7 chain isoform X2 encodes MREILHIQGGQCGNQIGSKFWEVVCAEHGIDQTGRYQGDSDLQLERVNVYYNEASCGRYVPRAVLMDLEPGTMDSVRSGPYGQIFRPDNFVFGQSGAGNNWAKGHYTEGAELIDSVLDVVRKEAENCDCLQGFQVCHSLGGGTGSGMGTLLISKIREEYPDRMMLTFSVFPSPKVSDTVVEPYNATLSVHQLVENADECMVLDNEALYDICFRTLKLSTPSFGDLNHLISATMSGVTCCLRFPGQLNSDLRKLAVNLIPFPRLHFFMVGFAPLTSRGSQQYRNLTVPELTQQMWDAKNMMCAADPRHGRYLTASAMFRGKMSTKEVDEQMLNVQNKNSSYFVEWIPNNVKSTVCDIPPTGLKMASTFIGNSTSIQEMFRRVSEQFTAMFRRKAFLHWYTGEGMDEMEFTEAESNMNDLVSEYQQYQDATADEEGEYEDEEAEYEQEEAY; translated from the exons ATGCGTGAGATTCTTCATATCCAGGGAGGTCAGTGCGGAAACCAAATCGGTTCCAAGTTCTGGGAAGTGGTTTGCGCCGAGCATGGGATTGACCAGACGGGACGGTACCAGGGAGATTCCGATTTGCAGCTCGAGAGAGTTAACGTCTACTACAACGAGGCGAGTTGTGGAAGGTACGTTCCTCGCGCTGTTCTCATGGATTTGGAGCCTGGAACCATGGACAGTGTTAGATCTGGACCCTACGGTCAGATCTTTCGACCGGATAACTTCGTCTTCGGTCAGTCCGGTGCCGGGAATAACTGGGCGAAAGGTCACTACACTGAAGGCGCTGAGCTTATTGACTCCGTCCTTGATGTTGTTCGCAAGGAGGCTGAGAACTGTGACTGCCTTCAAG GGTTTCAGGTGTGCCATTCGTTAGGAGGAGGAACTGGTTCTGGAATGGGGACTTTGTTGATATCGAAGATCAGGGAGGAGTACCCTGACCGTATGATGCTGACGTTCTCTGTGTTCCCATCTCCTAAGGTGTCTGACACTGTTGTGGAGCCATACAACGCAACACTCTCTGTGCACCAGCTTGTTGAAAACGCTGATGAGTGTATGGTTCTTGACAATGAAGCCTTGTATGACATTTGCTTCCGTACACTCAAGCTTAGCACTCCAAGTT TTGGTGATCTTAACCACTTGATCTCTGCAACCATGTCTGGTGTAACATGCTGTCTTAGGTTCCCCGGTCAATTGAACTCTGATCTTCGAAAGCTAGCTGTGAACCTGATCCCATTCCCTCGTCTTCACTTCTTCATGGTGGGTTTCGCTCCTCTCACCTCTCGTGGATCTCAGCAGTACCGTAACCTCACTGTCCCAGAACTGACTCAGCAAATGTGGGATGCCAAGAACATGATGTGTGCTGCTGACCCAAGACACGGTCGTTACCTCACTGCTTCAGCTATGTTCCGTGGCAAGATGAGCACCAAGGAGGTCGATGAACAGATGCTGAACGTTCAGAACAAGAACTCCTCCTACTTTGTGGAATGGATCCCAAACAACGTCAAATCAACCGTCTGTGACATTCCCCCAACTGGCTTGAAGATGGCTTCAACGTTCATCGGTAACTCGACATCGATTCAAGAGATGTTCAGGCGTGTCAGCGAACAATTCACAGCTATGTTCAGGAGAAAGGCTTTCTTGCATTGGTACACAGGTGAAGGTATGGATGAGATGGAGTTCACTGAAGCTGAAAGCAACATGAACGATCTTGTCTCTGAGTATCAGCAGTATCAAGATGCCACggctgatgaagaaggagaatatgaagacgaagaagctgaGTACGAGCAAGAAGAAGCCTATTGA
- the LOC104786728 gene encoding cytosolic enolase 3: MSVQEYLDKHMLSRKIEDAVNAAVRAKTSDPVLFIANHMKKAVSSVITKVKARQILDSRGIPTVEVDLHTNKGVFRASVPSGDSSGTYEAIELRDGDKGMYLGNSVAKAVKNINDKISEALIGMDPKLQGQIDQAMIDLDKTEKKNELGANAILAVSIAACKAGAAEKEVPLCKHLSDLSGRANMVLPVPAFTVLSGGKHASNTFAIQEIMILPIGASRFEEALQWGSETYHHLKAVITEKNGGLGCNVGEDGGLAPDISSLKEGLELVKEAINRTGYSDKIKIAIDVAATNFCLGTKYDLDVNFPNKSGQNFKSAEDMIEMYKELCNEYPIVSIEDPFDKEDWEHTKYFSSLGICQVVGDDLLMSNSKRVERAIQESSCNALLLKVNQIGTVTEAIEVVKMARDAQWGVVTSHRCGETEDSFIADFSVGLATGVIKAGAPCRGERTMKYNQLLRIEEELGDQAVYAGEDWKLTL; this comes from the exons ATGTCTGTGCAAGAGTACTTAGACAAGCACATGCTCTCTCGGAAAATCGAAGACGCCGTAAATGCCGCCGTTAGGGCTAAAACCTCAGATCCCGTTCTCTTCATC GCTAATCATATGAAGAAAGCTGTATCATCTGTGATAACGAAGGTGAAAGCAAGGCAGATCCTTGATAGCAGAGGGATCCCAACAGTTGAAGTTGATCTCCACACTAACAAAGGCGTCTTTCGTGCTTCTGTTCCCAGTGGTGATTCTTCTGGAAC ATATGAAGCTATAGAACTACGTGATGGGGACAAAGGAATGTATCTTGGAAACAGTGTGGCTAAAGCTGTTAAGAACATTAATGACAAAATTTCAGAGGCATTGATTGGTATGGACCCGAAACTTCAAGGTCAAATCGACCAGGCCATGATTGATTTGGACAAAACTGAAAAGAAG AATGAACTAGGGGCTAATGCTATACTAGCTGTTTCAATTGCTGCATGCAAGGCTGGAGCTGCTGAGAAAGAA GTCCCTCTGTGCAAGCACCTTTCTGATCTTAGTGGCAGAGCAAACATGGTGTTACCTGTACCTGCCTTCACTGTTTTGAGTGGCGGGAAGCATGCATCGAATACTTTTGCCATTCAG GAAATTATGATTCTCCCAATTGGAGCAAGTAGATTTGAGGAGGCCCTGCAATGGGGATCTGAGACGTATCATCATTTGAAG GCTGTCATTACAGAAAAGAATGGTGGTTTGGGATGTAATGTTGGTGAAGATGGTGGCCTTGCTCCAGATATCTCGAG TCTCAAGGAGGGTTTGGAGCTTGTAAAAGAAGCTATCAATCGAACAGGGTACAGTGATAAGATAAAGATAGCAATTGATGTTGCTGCCACTAATTTTTGTTTAG GTACCAAGTATGATCTAGATGTCAACTTTCCAAATAAATCTGGGCAGAATTTCAAGTCGGCGGAAGATATGATAGAGATGTACAAAGAACTTTGTAATG AGTATCCAATTGTGTCTATAGAAGACCCTTTTGACAAGGAAGACTGGGAACACACCAAGTATTTTTCCAGTCTTGGAATATGTCAG GTGGTAGGTGATGATTTGTTGATGTCAAATTCAAAACGTGTTGAGCGTGCAATACAGGAGTCGTCTTGTAATGCCCTTCTTCTCAAG GTGAATCAGATTGGTACAGTAACAGAAGCCATTGAAGTGGTGAAAATGGCAAGGGATGCCCAGTGGGGTGTGGTGACATCTCATAGATGTGGAGAAACAGAGGACTCTTTCATCGCTGACTTCTCCGTGGGTCTCGCAACAGGTGTGATAAAAGCTGGTGCTCCTTGCAGAGGAGAACGAACAATGAAGTATAACCAG TTGCTTCGGATCGAGGAAGAGCTCGGGGATCAAGCAGTGTATGCTGGAGAAGATTGGAAGCTAACTCTCTAA
- the LOC104789216 gene encoding proliferating cell nuclear antigen 2-like, which yields MFEGICLREKCDRNIFMMMNLGSMSKLLRCAGSDDIITIKADGGSSTVNFMIESPTQAKIGVFEMKLKLMDIVSRCIRIPVPEYHTNVRMPSGEFSRICEDLSSIGDTVVISVMTKERVRFSTEGDIGTANIVLKQNTHVDKPEDAIVIEMNEPVSLSFALRYMNLFTKATPLSETVTIRLSSVLPVVVEYKVAEIGYIRYYLARKFEEEDDTKP from the exons atgtttgAAGGAATTTGTCTTCGTGAAAA GTGTGATAGGAATATCTTCATGATGATGAATCTTGGTAGCATGTCTAAGTTGCTGAGATGTGCTGGAAGTGATGACATCATTACTATCAAAGCTGATGGCGGTAGCAGCACTGTCAACTTCATGATCGAGAGCCCTA CACAAGCCAAGATTGGAGTCTTTGAGATGAAGCTCAAGCTGATGGACATCGTCAGTAGGTGCATACGCATACCAGTTCCTGAGTACCACACAAATGTTAGAATGCCCTCTGGCGAATTTTCTAGGATATGTGAAGACCTCAGTAGCATCGGTGACACAG TTGTAATCTCTGTGATGACAAAAGAAAGGGTGAGGTTTTCAACAGAAGGTGATATCGGTACAGCGAACATTGTACTGAAGCAGAATACACATGTGGACAAA CCTGAAGATGCTATTGTGATAGAGATGAACGAGCCTGTTTCTCTTTCATTCGCATTGAGGTACATGAACCTCTTCACAAAGGCAACTCCATTGTCAGAAACTGTGACAATCAGATTGTCCTCGGTGCTTCCAGTCGTGGTGGAGTACAAGGTGGCTGAGATTGGTTATATTCGGTACTATTTGGCACGtaagtttgaagaagaagacgacacAAAGCCCTAA